In Pseudomonas sp. MM213, a genomic segment contains:
- a CDS encoding mechanosensitive ion channel domain-containing protein: MLSLLTNHPLVCALILIIIDLGLWRLISASGSNWKLLVRLLIFTLFSILLFNEGLNPLEPAPWADNVPLHLAATGLQIGWWLFGARTLTVLIGAGMMQRVGHTGRLLQDLLGAVIFLIAIIAALAYVLDLPVKGVLATSGALAIIVGLALQSTLSDVFSGIVLNTTKPYQLDDWISIDGTEGRVTDIDWRATRLQTSQGSMAVIPNSLAAKAKIINFSRPSDIFGVSISLQLSPHARPQTVIDALERAMEGCRYLLAKPAPCVALKGSSATGVEYEISGFVVSMDQKRMVRNLLFDLAFRHLQASGVSLLSSVESNAPVNLSRPRALLESSAIFSTLRQEEKETFSQHMTLQNFRAGEMILPAGEVSDHLFIIESGVVSVALSRAGGKFESGRMGPGEVIGEGGILSDTALPADFSAKTACSLYRIEKDYLKPCLDARHDIGEAMKALLDFRLHKAQTLTQETPKVVEKKGFLQWLRSRA; the protein is encoded by the coding sequence ATGCTGTCACTGCTTACCAATCACCCGCTGGTCTGTGCCCTGATCCTGATCATCATCGATCTGGGGCTGTGGCGCTTGATCAGTGCCAGTGGCAGCAACTGGAAACTGTTGGTGCGGCTGCTGATTTTCACGTTGTTCAGCATCCTGTTGTTCAACGAAGGCCTGAACCCTCTGGAGCCCGCGCCCTGGGCGGACAACGTGCCGTTGCACCTGGCGGCGACCGGCTTGCAGATTGGCTGGTGGCTGTTCGGCGCGCGCACCCTGACGGTGTTGATCGGCGCAGGGATGATGCAACGGGTCGGGCACACCGGTCGCCTGCTCCAGGATTTGCTCGGCGCGGTGATTTTCCTGATCGCGATCATCGCGGCCCTGGCGTACGTGCTCGACCTGCCGGTCAAAGGCGTGCTGGCGACGTCCGGCGCGTTGGCGATCATCGTCGGCCTGGCGTTGCAAAGCACCCTCAGCGACGTGTTCTCGGGGATCGTCCTCAACACCACCAAACCCTATCAACTGGATGACTGGATCTCCATCGACGGCACCGAAGGTAGGGTCACCGACATCGATTGGCGCGCCACGCGCCTGCAAACGTCCCAGGGCAGCATGGCGGTGATCCCCAACTCGCTGGCCGCCAAGGCCAAGATCATCAACTTCAGCCGGCCGAGCGACATTTTCGGCGTGTCGATCAGCTTGCAGTTGAGCCCGCACGCACGTCCGCAAACGGTGATCGATGCGCTGGAGCGGGCGATGGAGGGGTGCCGATACCTGCTGGCCAAGCCGGCGCCGTGTGTCGCGCTCAAAGGTTCGAGCGCCACCGGCGTGGAATACGAAATCAGCGGCTTCGTGGTCTCGATGGACCAGAAGCGCATGGTGCGCAATCTGCTGTTCGATCTGGCGTTCCGGCACTTGCAGGCATCCGGCGTGAGCCTGTTGTCCAGCGTCGAATCGAATGCACCGGTGAACCTGTCGCGGCCACGGGCGTTGCTGGAAAGCTCGGCGATTTTTTCGACTTTGCGTCAGGAAGAAAAAGAAACCTTCAGCCAGCACATGACCCTGCAAAACTTCCGCGCCGGGGAAATGATCCTGCCGGCGGGGGAGGTCAGCGATCATCTGTTCATCATCGAATCCGGCGTGGTCTCGGTGGCGCTGAGCCGCGCAGGGGGCAAGTTCGAGTCCGGGCGCATGGGGCCGGGCGAGGTGATCGGCGAGGGCGGGATCTTGTCGGACACGGCGCTGCCGGCGGACTTCAGCGCCAAGACCGCTTGCAGCCTGTACCGGATCGAAAAGGACTACCTCAAACCGTGCCTGGATGCGCGGCATGACATCGGCGAAGCGATGAAGGCGTTGCTGGATTTCCGTTTGCACAAGGCACAGACGTTGACCCAGGAAACGCCGAAGGTGGTGGAGAAGAAGGGGTTTTTGCAGTGGTTGCGCAGTCGGGCGTAA
- the ycaC gene encoding isochorismate family cysteine hydrolase YcaC: MTTSYKRLDKDNAAVLLVDHQAGLLSLVRDIEPDRFKNNVLALADLAKYFKLPTILTTSFETGPNGPLVPELKALFPDAPYIARPGQINAWDNEDFVKAIKATGKKQLIIAGVVTEVCVAFPALSALAEGFDVFVVTDASGTFNELTRQSAWDRMSSSGAQLMTWFGLACELHRDWRNDVEGLATLFSNHIPDYRNLMTSYNTLTNSK, translated from the coding sequence ATGACTACTTCTTACAAACGTCTCGACAAGGATAACGCCGCCGTTCTGTTGGTGGATCATCAGGCGGGCCTGCTGTCTCTGGTGCGGGACATCGAACCGGACCGTTTCAAGAACAACGTGCTGGCCCTGGCCGACCTGGCCAAGTACTTCAAATTGCCGACCATCCTCACCACCAGTTTCGAAACCGGCCCCAACGGCCCGCTGGTGCCCGAGCTCAAAGCGCTGTTTCCGGATGCGCCTTACATTGCCCGTCCTGGCCAGATCAATGCCTGGGACAACGAAGACTTCGTCAAGGCGATCAAGGCCACCGGCAAGAAGCAACTGATCATCGCCGGCGTGGTGACCGAGGTGTGCGTGGCATTCCCGGCGCTGTCGGCACTGGCGGAAGGTTTTGACGTGTTTGTGGTGACGGACGCTTCCGGCACGTTCAACGAGCTGACCCGCCAATCGGCCTGGGACCGCATGTCGTCTTCCGGCGCGCAATTGATGACCTGGTTCGGCCTGGCCTGCGAGCTGCATCGCGACTGGCGCAACGACGTGGAAGGCCTGGCGACCCTGTTCTCCAACCACATCCCGGACTACCGCAACCTGATGACCAGCTACAACACGCTGACCAATAGCAAATAA
- a CDS encoding isochorismatase family protein — MSTVNAANFNGQKPTIDPNDSAMLLIDHQSGLFQIVKDMDVPQLRANAIALAKAATLLKMPVITTASVPQGPNGPLIPEIHEAAPHAQYVARKGEINAWDNAEFHAAVKATGKKTLVIAGTLTSVCLAFPSIAAVHEGYKVFAVVDASGNHSKLATDLTIARLAQAGVVPIDIMATLSELQGSWNRPDAEQWAAVYAQAMPHYQLLIESYLKAQQVANEHEVLDSQR; from the coding sequence ATGAGTACCGTCAACGCGGCCAACTTCAATGGCCAAAAACCGACCATCGATCCCAACGACAGCGCGATGCTGTTGATCGACCACCAGAGCGGATTGTTCCAGATCGTCAAGGACATGGACGTACCGCAACTGCGCGCCAACGCCATTGCCCTGGCCAAAGCCGCGACACTGCTGAAGATGCCGGTGATCACCACCGCTTCCGTACCGCAAGGACCGAACGGACCGTTGATTCCGGAAATCCACGAAGCCGCGCCGCATGCTCAATACGTGGCGCGCAAAGGTGAAATCAACGCCTGGGACAATGCCGAGTTTCACGCGGCAGTCAAAGCCACCGGCAAGAAAACCCTGGTGATCGCCGGCACCCTGACCAGCGTATGCCTGGCGTTCCCGTCCATTGCGGCGGTGCATGAAGGCTACAAAGTGTTTGCCGTGGTCGATGCTTCCGGCAACCACTCGAAACTGGCCACTGATCTGACGATTGCCCGTTTGGCACAAGCCGGGGTGGTGCCGATCGACATCATGGCTACGCTCTCTGAGCTGCAAGGCTCGTGGAACCGTCCGGATGCCGAGCAGTGGGCGGCTGTCTACGCCCAGGCCATGCCGCATTATCAATTGCTGATCGAGAGTTACCTCAAGGCCCAGCAAGTGGCGAACGAACACGAAGTGCTGGATTCCCAGCGCTAA
- a CDS encoding pirin family protein: MKNIIGIYTSPRTHWVGDGFPVRTLFSYDNLGKHISPFLLLDHAGPAEFTPTTERRGVGQHPHRGFETVTIVYKGELEHRDSTGSGGKIGPGDVQWMTAASGILHEEFHSEGFAKTGGTLEMVQLWVNLPAKDKMADAGYQTILDGDIPSIPLKDEAGSLRLIAGEFDGHTGPARTFTPVDVWDLRLNGGKLLTLDLHEGRNTALVVLRGTVQVNGLELVREGQLALFERNGHQISLEANNDAVVLLLSGEPIDEPIVGHGPFVMNSEQEIHQAFADFQSGRFGRMHG, from the coding sequence ATGAAAAACATCATCGGCATCTACACCAGCCCACGGACCCATTGGGTCGGCGACGGTTTTCCGGTTCGTACGCTGTTTTCCTACGACAACCTGGGCAAACACATCAGCCCGTTTTTGCTGCTGGATCACGCCGGCCCTGCTGAATTCACCCCGACCACCGAGCGTCGTGGCGTTGGTCAGCATCCGCACCGCGGTTTCGAAACCGTGACTATCGTTTATAAGGGCGAACTGGAGCACCGCGACTCCACCGGCAGCGGCGGCAAGATCGGCCCGGGCGATGTGCAATGGATGACCGCCGCCTCGGGGATTCTCCACGAAGAGTTCCACTCCGAAGGCTTCGCCAAAACCGGCGGCACCCTGGAAATGGTCCAGCTGTGGGTCAACCTGCCGGCCAAAGACAAAATGGCCGACGCCGGTTACCAGACGATTCTCGACGGCGACATTCCGAGCATCCCGCTCAAGGACGAGGCCGGCAGCCTGCGCTTGATCGCCGGCGAATTCGACGGCCACACCGGCCCGGCGCGGACATTCACCCCGGTCGATGTCTGGGACTTGCGCCTCAACGGCGGCAAGTTGCTGACCCTCGATCTGCATGAAGGTCGCAACACCGCACTGGTGGTGCTGCGTGGCACGGTTCAGGTCAACGGCCTGGAACTGGTGCGCGAAGGGCAGTTGGCGTTGTTCGAACGCAATGGCCATCAGATCAGTCTGGAAGCCAATAACGACGCAGTCGTGTTGCTGCTCAGCGGCGAGCCGATCGACGAACCCATCGTCGGCCACGGCCCGTTCGTGATGAACAGCGAGCAAGAGATTCACCAGGCCTTTGCTGACTTCCAGTCCGGTCGGTTCGGCCGGATGCACGGTTAA
- a CDS encoding LysR substrate-binding domain-containing protein, translated as MVEDLNTLYYFTQVVEHQGFAAAGRALDMPKSKLSRRIAELEERLGVRLLHRTSRHCSLTEIGQAYYQRCLAMRVEAESAAELIERNRSEPQGLVRISCPTALLNSWVGPMLTRYMLKYPLVELFIESTNRRVDLIHEGFDIALRVRFPPLENTDMVMKVLGNSTQSLVGSPAFAERLSTPASPADLSGLPSVHWGAAQREYQWELFGANGASALIRHAPRMVTDDLLALRHAVLAGIGVAHLPSVVVRDDIAAGRLVELVPGWAPKCGIVHAIFPSRRGLLPSVRTLIDFLGEEFSYSDIA; from the coding sequence ATGGTGGAAGACCTCAACACCCTCTACTACTTCACCCAAGTGGTGGAACATCAGGGTTTCGCTGCGGCCGGGCGGGCGCTGGACATGCCCAAATCGAAGCTCAGCCGACGCATCGCCGAGCTCGAAGAGCGCCTCGGTGTACGTCTGTTGCACCGCACCAGCCGGCATTGTTCGCTGACCGAAATCGGCCAGGCGTATTACCAGCGTTGCCTGGCCATGCGCGTGGAAGCGGAAAGCGCCGCCGAACTGATCGAGCGCAACCGCTCCGAACCCCAGGGCCTGGTGCGCATCAGTTGCCCGACCGCGTTGCTCAATTCCTGGGTCGGGCCGATGCTGACCCGCTACATGCTCAAATACCCGTTGGTGGAGTTGTTCATCGAGAGCACCAACCGCCGGGTCGACCTGATCCACGAGGGATTCGACATCGCCCTGCGCGTACGCTTTCCGCCGCTGGAGAACACCGATATGGTGATGAAGGTGCTGGGCAACAGCACCCAAAGCCTGGTGGGCAGCCCGGCCTTTGCCGAACGCTTGTCGACGCCCGCCTCCCCGGCCGACCTCAGCGGTTTGCCCAGCGTGCACTGGGGCGCGGCGCAGCGTGAATATCAGTGGGAATTATTCGGCGCGAACGGCGCCAGCGCGCTGATTCGACACGCGCCACGCATGGTCACCGATGACTTGCTGGCCCTGCGCCACGCGGTGCTCGCGGGGATTGGCGTCGCGCACCTGCCCAGCGTGGTGGTGCGCGATGACATTGCCGCCGGACGCCTCGTCGAACTGGTGCCAGGCTGGGCGCCCAAGTGCGGGATCGTCCATGCGATCTTCCCCTCTCGCCGTGGGTTACTGCCGTCGGTGCGGACGTTGATTGACTTTCTCGGTGAGGAATTCAGCTACTCCGATATTGCTTGA
- a CDS encoding PaaI family thioesterase — MQSPNREATLAQWIVQEDAMRARLAGPGSLSLAEVSALSPAEFFEGIGNGELPSPPIGTLMDFIPIEWSAGLFIFQGTPDARHYNPLGSVHGGYAATLLDSCMGCAIHTQLKKGQGYTTLDLRISYVRALTGASGPVRAEGKIVHLGRSTALAEGRIYDVDGRLYATGSTTCMILEARG, encoded by the coding sequence ATGCAAAGCCCCAACCGAGAAGCCACCCTCGCCCAATGGATCGTTCAGGAAGACGCCATGCGCGCACGTCTGGCCGGGCCCGGCAGCCTGTCGCTGGCGGAAGTCAGCGCGCTGTCGCCGGCCGAGTTCTTCGAGGGCATCGGCAACGGTGAACTGCCTTCGCCGCCGATTGGCACGCTGATGGACTTCATCCCTATCGAATGGTCGGCCGGGCTGTTCATCTTCCAGGGCACGCCGGACGCCCGGCATTACAACCCGCTGGGCAGCGTGCATGGCGGTTATGCGGCGACCTTGCTGGATTCGTGCATGGGCTGCGCGATTCATACGCAGCTGAAAAAGGGCCAAGGGTATACGACGCTGGATCTGCGCATCAGTTATGTCCGCGCGCTGACCGGCGCCAGCGGACCGGTGCGGGCCGAGGGCAAGATTGTGCACCTGGGGCGTTCGACGGCGCTGGCCGAGGGGCGGATTTATGATGTGGATGGGCGGTTGTATGCGACGGGGTCGACCACCTGCATGATTCTTGAGGCTCGGGGGTAA
- the dkgB gene encoding 2,5-didehydrogluconate reductase DkgB has product MSIPAFGLGTFRLQGQVVIDSVSTGLELGYRAIDTAQIYENEAEVGEAIAASGIAREELFITSKIWVANFAKDRLIDSLKESLQKLQTDYLDLTLIHWPSPENQVPVEEFMGALLEAKKLGLTRQIGVSNFTVDLMKQAIAAIGAEHIATNQIELHPYLQNRKVVEFAQNQDIQITSYMTLAYGEVLKDPVIQQIAERLQATPAQVTLAWAMQSGYAVIPSSTKRANLESNLKACALTLSDADMALIAGLERAHRLTSPKGIAPNWD; this is encoded by the coding sequence ATGTCTATTCCCGCATTCGGTCTTGGTACGTTTCGCTTGCAAGGCCAGGTGGTCATTGATTCGGTGAGCACTGGCCTGGAACTGGGCTACCGCGCCATCGATACCGCGCAAATCTACGAGAACGAAGCCGAGGTCGGCGAGGCCATCGCAGCCAGCGGCATTGCCCGTGAAGAACTGTTCATCACCAGCAAGATCTGGGTCGCCAACTTCGCCAAGGACCGCTTGATCGACAGCCTCAAAGAGAGCCTGCAAAAACTGCAGACCGACTACCTCGACCTGACACTGATCCACTGGCCATCGCCGGAAAACCAGGTGCCGGTCGAAGAATTCATGGGCGCGTTGCTCGAAGCCAAAAAACTCGGATTGACCCGGCAGATCGGCGTCTCCAACTTCACCGTCGACCTGATGAAGCAAGCCATCGCCGCCATCGGTGCCGAGCACATCGCCACCAACCAGATCGAATTGCACCCGTACCTGCAAAACCGCAAGGTCGTCGAGTTCGCGCAGAACCAGGACATCCAGATCACCTCCTACATGACCCTGGCCTACGGCGAAGTGCTGAAAGACCCGGTCATCCAGCAGATTGCCGAGCGCCTGCAAGCAACGCCTGCGCAAGTCACCCTGGCCTGGGCCATGCAATCGGGTTACGCGGTGATCCCGTCATCCACCAAACGCGCCAACCTGGAAAGCAACCTCAAGGCCTGCGCCCTGACCCTGAGCGACGCCGACATGGCACTGATCGCCGGCCTTGAACGCGCCCACCGCCTGACCAGCCCCAAAGGCATCGCGCCGAACTGGGATTAA